In Nitrobacteraceae bacterium AZCC 1564, the following proteins share a genomic window:
- a CDS encoding DNA-binding transcriptional ArsR family regulator (product_source=COG0640; cath_funfam=1.10.10.10; cog=COG0640; pfam=PF01022; smart=SM00418; superfamily=46785), translated as MTAMTSILSSDLETELRDGAEYSPELDQLMRKARKASNFLKALSHENRLLLLCLLAERERSVTELENILSLRQSAVSQQLARLRYDGMVDTRRDGKTIYYSLADDDVRRVISVVYDIFCAPDTAAGKK; from the coding sequence ATGACCGCCATGACATCGATCCTTTCATCCGACCTGGAAACTGAACTTCGCGACGGCGCTGAGTATTCGCCGGAGCTCGACCAGTTGATGCGCAAGGCCCGCAAGGCCAGCAATTTCCTGAAAGCACTGTCGCACGAGAACCGGCTCTTGCTGCTCTGTCTGCTCGCCGAGCGCGAACGGTCAGTAACCGAGCTGGAAAACATTCTCTCCCTTCGTCAGTCCGCTGTTTCACAACAACTCGCGCGGTTGCGATATGACGGGATGGTAGACACAAGGCGGGACGGCAAGACGATCTACTACAGCCTCGCCGACGACGATGTGCGCCGCGTGATCTCGGTCGTCTACGACATCTTCTGCGCGCCCGACACGGCTGCCGGCAAGAAATAA
- a CDS encoding putative membrane protein YedE/YeeE (product_source=COG2391; cog=COG2391; ko=KO:K07112; pfam=PF04143; transmembrane_helix_parts=Outside_1_4,TMhelix_5_27,Inside_28_46,TMhelix_47_69,Outside_70_83,TMhelix_84_106,Inside_107_118,TMhelix_119_141,Outside_142_167,TMhelix_168_190,Inside_191_200,TMhelix_201_223,Outside_224_254,TMhelix_255_277,Inside_278_296,TMhelix_297_319,Outside_320_323,TMhelix_324_346,Inside_347_378) produces the protein MQDMSAWIQALGGFAIGAVAGFAVRHARLCTFGAVEDALMGGDSRRLRIFGLALGIAILGTQALVIAGILHPEQTTFAPTALPLVSILIGSVMFGVGMAMVGTCGFGSLVRLGTGDLRGFIVVLVLGATAYATLRGVFSGFRISVLENLSVAMPEGTTSEIASLSSRAIGFDVRAIIAAVTGAALCWLALGDPRLRRTPRLLSAGIVLGVLIVAGWIVTVVIADDFAGPPRPQSLTFVSTVGKAIFAGLLNVSSFADFGVGSVFGVIAGSCAAAWWSDELRWEAFDDDHEMRRHLSGAVLMGIGGILAGGCTIGQGLSAGSMLALSWPFAVGGMVLGARLGIAILVDGSPRDIIMRSWASVAIQKSASFVRRVWNADF, from the coding sequence ATGCAGGATATGTCTGCCTGGATACAAGCATTGGGTGGCTTCGCCATCGGGGCAGTGGCCGGCTTTGCCGTGCGCCACGCCCGGCTGTGCACGTTCGGCGCAGTCGAAGATGCATTGATGGGGGGCGACAGCCGGCGGCTGCGCATTTTCGGCCTCGCACTCGGCATCGCCATTCTCGGCACTCAGGCCTTGGTGATCGCAGGCATTCTCCATCCGGAACAAACCACCTTCGCACCGACCGCTCTCCCCCTGGTATCGATCCTGATCGGCTCAGTGATGTTCGGCGTAGGCATGGCCATGGTCGGCACATGCGGCTTCGGCTCGCTCGTCCGGCTCGGTACGGGTGATCTGCGCGGCTTCATCGTGGTCCTTGTGCTCGGCGCAACCGCCTATGCGACACTACGCGGCGTGTTTTCCGGTTTTCGCATTAGCGTGCTGGAGAATTTATCAGTCGCGATGCCGGAAGGCACGACGTCCGAGATTGCATCGCTCTCATCCCGCGCAATCGGCTTTGACGTGCGCGCTATCATCGCCGCGGTCACAGGTGCCGCGCTCTGCTGGCTAGCGCTTGGCGATCCACGCCTGCGGCGCACGCCTCGCCTCCTCTCGGCCGGGATCGTGCTTGGTGTGCTGATCGTTGCAGGATGGATCGTCACTGTTGTCATTGCGGATGACTTTGCCGGGCCGCCCCGTCCGCAGAGCCTCACATTCGTGTCGACGGTCGGCAAAGCGATCTTCGCCGGTTTGCTGAACGTCTCCAGCTTTGCCGATTTCGGCGTCGGCAGCGTGTTCGGTGTCATCGCCGGCTCATGCGCTGCGGCATGGTGGTCCGACGAATTGCGCTGGGAAGCGTTCGATGACGATCACGAGATGCGGCGGCACCTGTCAGGCGCAGTGCTGATGGGCATCGGCGGCATTCTTGCCGGGGGCTGCACCATTGGCCAGGGGCTCAGCGCCGGATCGATGCTCGCACTCTCCTGGCCATTCGCGGTCGGCGGTATGGTGCTCGGCGCGCGGCTCGGCATCGCCATTCTGGTCGATGGCTCGCCCCGCGACATAATTATGCGAAGCTGGGCTAGTGTGGCGATTCAGAAGTCCGCATCATTTGTGCGGCGAGTCTGGAATGCGGACTTCTGA
- a CDS encoding intracellular sulfur oxidation DsrE/DsrF family protein (product_source=COG1416; cath_funfam=3.40.50.720; cleavage_site_network=SignalP-noTM; cog=COG1416; ko=KO:K09004; pfam=PF02635; superfamily=75169) gives MRSLLNAFAAVLMLAATVSSSFAADAKEHRVAIQVDQNDPAVMNLALNNATNMMEYYKSKNETVQIDIVTYGPGLHMLRADTSPVHDRIKQIVDASFPSNIKFSACENTKQGMEKREGKAISIIPEAEVVPSGAVRLIELQEQGWSYLRP, from the coding sequence ATGCGATCTTTGTTGAATGCATTCGCGGCGGTGTTGATGCTGGCCGCCACAGTGTCGTCCTCTTTCGCCGCGGATGCAAAGGAACACCGTGTTGCCATTCAGGTCGACCAGAACGATCCGGCGGTGATGAATCTCGCGCTCAACAACGCAACCAACATGATGGAATATTACAAGTCCAAGAACGAGACGGTGCAGATCGACATCGTGACCTACGGTCCCGGCCTGCACATGCTGCGCGCGGATACATCGCCAGTGCACGACAGGATCAAGCAGATTGTGGACGCGAGCTTCCCCTCCAACATCAAGTTCTCTGCATGCGAAAACACGAAGCAAGGCATGGAGAAGCGAGAGGGCAAGGCAATCAGCATTATCCCGGAGGCCGAAGTGGTGCCATCCGGTGCGGTGCGGCTGATCGAGTTGCAGGAGCAGGGCTGGAGTTACCTGCGGCCCTGA
- a CDS encoding intracellular sulfur oxidation DsrE/DsrF family protein (product_source=COG1416; cog=COG1416; ko=KO:K09004; superfamily=75169), translated as MNRRTLLQSLFLALPGLMWLRPASGQTKPSENKPESDKPFAEHFLVLQLSDSDPKKERLVLSVASNVLKAYGPDKVAVEVVAFGPGIDLLRDTNEYRSLVDSLVTQGVRFDVCGNTLDTIEHETGKRPAINPHAVEVQAGVEQILKLTERGYTLVRP; from the coding sequence ATGAACCGACGAACACTGTTGCAATCGCTTTTCCTCGCTTTGCCGGGGCTGATGTGGCTGCGTCCGGCATCGGGGCAGACGAAGCCTTCCGAAAACAAGCCGGAATCCGATAAGCCCTTCGCCGAGCATTTCCTTGTCCTGCAATTGTCCGACTCCGATCCGAAAAAGGAGCGGTTGGTGCTGAGCGTCGCCAGCAATGTGCTTAAAGCCTATGGGCCGGACAAGGTCGCGGTCGAGGTCGTGGCCTTTGGTCCCGGCATTGATCTGCTGCGTGACACTAATGAATACCGATCTTTGGTCGATAGCCTTGTGACCCAGGGCGTGCGTTTCGATGTGTGCGGCAACACGCTCGATACCATCGAGCACGAGACCGGCAAGCGCCCGGCTATCAATCCGCATGCTGTCGAGGTGCAGGCCGGCGTTGAGCAAATTCTGAAATTGACCGAGCGCGGCTACACGCTCGTCCGTCCCTGA
- a CDS encoding putative membrane protein YedE/YeeE (product_source=COG2391; cog=COG2391; ko=KO:K07112; pfam=PF04143; superfamily=54523; transmembrane_helix_parts=Outside_1_9,TMhelix_10_31,Inside_32_42,TMhelix_43_65,Outside_66_79,TMhelix_80_102,Inside_103_114,TMhelix_115_137,Outside_138_165,TMhelix_166_185,Inside_186_196,TMhelix_197_219,Outside_220_248,TMhelix_249_271,Inside_272_291,TMhelix_292_314,Outside_315_323,TMhelix_324_346,Inside_347_349): protein MPAIPVSAGFAIGLVFGVVGLLSGFCLLSSLRDWWTTNDGRKIRSFSVALAVALIGTQLVAGVGLVDIAHSLYLQPSFSAPVMFAGGLLFGFGMVLSNGCASRALVLLGKGNLRSLVVIAIIGIMAQMTLKGLLAPARLAVMQWTQISPSAVSAPALLTAAGIDELVARVAVTLIASGALLIFAFSDSQFRKSYGQIAAGLIVGLLVVAGWLTTGWLGADEFNPIPVTSLTFVSPIADSVQYTMLSTGMTLSFGIALVAGVLTGSLATAVLTGRFKLEGYNSPDHMLRSVSGAALMGIGGAMAFGCSIGQGLTGLSTLAMPSFIAAAGIVVGAAVGIRGAVVIPALATR, encoded by the coding sequence ATGCCCGCTATCCCGGTTTCCGCAGGTTTTGCGATCGGCCTCGTTTTCGGGGTTGTTGGACTGCTCAGCGGTTTCTGTCTTTTGAGCAGCCTGCGCGACTGGTGGACCACCAACGACGGGCGCAAAATTCGCAGCTTTTCCGTCGCGCTGGCAGTCGCACTCATCGGTACTCAGCTTGTGGCGGGAGTTGGTCTCGTTGATATCGCCCACTCGCTCTATCTCCAGCCGTCTTTTTCGGCGCCGGTGATGTTCGCCGGTGGTCTGCTGTTCGGCTTCGGCATGGTGCTTTCGAACGGCTGTGCGTCTCGTGCGCTGGTGTTGCTCGGTAAGGGCAATCTTCGCTCGCTCGTCGTGATCGCTATCATCGGCATCATGGCGCAAATGACGCTGAAGGGATTGCTGGCGCCTGCACGCCTTGCAGTGATGCAGTGGACACAGATTTCGCCTTCTGCCGTTTCGGCACCAGCCTTGCTGACCGCCGCGGGCATTGACGAGCTGGTTGCACGCGTTGCCGTGACGCTAATCGCGAGCGGCGCCCTGTTGATCTTTGCATTCTCCGACAGCCAGTTCCGGAAGTCCTATGGCCAAATTGCTGCTGGCCTCATCGTCGGTCTGTTGGTGGTCGCCGGCTGGCTCACCACCGGCTGGCTTGGCGCGGACGAATTCAACCCCATTCCGGTCACCTCGCTGACCTTCGTTTCGCCGATTGCCGATAGTGTGCAGTACACGATGCTTTCAACTGGCATGACGCTCAGCTTCGGCATTGCGTTGGTAGCGGGCGTGCTTACAGGCAGCCTTGCGACCGCCGTCCTCACCGGACGCTTCAAGCTCGAGGGGTACAATTCCCCGGACCACATGCTGCGTTCGGTTTCAGGCGCAGCGTTGATGGGGATCGGTGGCGCGATGGCCTTCGGTTGTTCCATTGGCCAGGGCCTCACAGGCCTGTCCACGCTGGCTATGCCGTCGTTCATCGCAGCCGCAGGCATTGTGGTGGGCGCCGCTGTCGGCATTCGTGGCGCCGTTGTGATCCCGGCGCTGGCGACGCGGTAA
- a CDS encoding MFS family permease (product_source=COG0477; cath_funfam=1.20.1250.20; cog=COG0477; pfam=PF07690; superfamily=103473; transmembrane_helix_parts=Inside_1_21,TMhelix_22_44,Outside_45_53,TMhelix_54_76,Inside_77_82,TMhelix_83_105,Outside_106_108,TMhelix_109_131,Inside_132_143,TMhelix_144_163,Outside_164_172,TMhelix_173_195,Inside_196_221,TMhelix_222_244,Outside_245_258,TMhelix_259_278,Inside_279_284,TMhelix_285_307,Outside_308_310,TMhelix_311_333,Inside_334_349,TMhelix_350_372,Outside_373_376,TMhelix_377_396,Inside_397_408), which yields MNQTTSPDVAADARARANVKRLAVAQALGGANSAVIFATGAIVGSTLAPNASLATVPLSVYVVGLASGTLPTGMIARAYGRRVAFMVGSGAGALCGALAAIAIIYGSFALFCCATFFGGFYGAVTQSYRFAAADGASAAYRPKAVSWVMAGGVFAGVLGPQLVQWTMNIWQPYLFAFSFVAQTVVALIAMALLSTVDAPKPAAADLHGGRPLGEIARQPRFIAAAICGIVSYAMMNLVMTSAPLAMKICGLSISDSNFGIQWHIVAMYGPSFFTGSLIARFGASAVVAVGLALEAVAAIIGISGITAMHFWVGLIVLGLGWNFGFVGASALVLETHRPQERNKVQAFNDFLVFGMMAIGSFSSGQVLAVYGWSTVNMVVFPPILIGLAALVMASIVRRRERAVAGILD from the coding sequence ATGAATCAGACGACGAGTCCTGACGTGGCCGCCGATGCGCGCGCCCGCGCGAATGTAAAGCGGCTTGCTGTCGCCCAGGCGCTCGGCGGCGCCAATTCCGCCGTCATTTTCGCCACCGGGGCCATCGTCGGTTCGACGCTCGCGCCGAACGCTTCGCTCGCCACCGTCCCGCTCTCGGTCTACGTGGTCGGCCTTGCTTCCGGGACTTTGCCGACCGGGATGATCGCACGTGCCTACGGCCGCCGCGTCGCATTCATGGTGGGTAGCGGCGCCGGGGCGTTGTGTGGGGCACTCGCTGCGATCGCGATCATCTATGGATCGTTCGCTTTGTTTTGCTGCGCGACGTTCTTCGGCGGCTTTTACGGCGCAGTGACGCAATCCTATCGTTTTGCTGCCGCGGACGGCGCCAGCGCGGCCTATCGGCCGAAAGCGGTGTCGTGGGTCATGGCGGGCGGCGTGTTCGCCGGCGTGCTTGGCCCACAGCTCGTGCAGTGGACCATGAACATCTGGCAGCCCTATCTGTTCGCCTTCAGCTTCGTGGCGCAGACAGTTGTGGCGCTGATCGCGATGGCGCTGTTGTCCACAGTGGATGCGCCAAAGCCTGCTGCGGCCGATCTGCATGGTGGTCGCCCACTCGGCGAGATCGCGCGACAGCCGCGCTTCATCGCGGCTGCCATCTGCGGCATCGTCTCCTACGCGATGATGAACTTGGTGATGACATCGGCACCGCTCGCCATGAAGATTTGCGGGCTCAGCATCAGCGATTCCAATTTCGGCATTCAATGGCACATCGTGGCGATGTACGGACCGAGCTTCTTCACTGGTTCGCTGATCGCACGCTTCGGGGCCTCCGCCGTCGTTGCCGTCGGACTTGCGCTGGAAGCGGTTGCCGCAATCATCGGAATCTCCGGGATCACGGCGATGCACTTTTGGGTCGGGCTCATTGTGCTCGGGCTCGGCTGGAATTTCGGCTTCGTCGGCGCATCTGCGCTGGTGCTGGAGACGCACCGGCCGCAGGAGCGCAACAAAGTCCAGGCCTTCAACGATTTTCTCGTGTTTGGCATGATGGCAATCGGGTCATTCTCGTCAGGGCAGGTGCTTGCCGTCTACGGCTGGTCGACCGTCAATATGGTGGTGTTCCCGCCTATCCTGATCGGTCTCGCTGCACTGGTGATGGCTAGCATCGTTCGCCGACGAGAACGCGCTGTTGCAGGAATTCTCGACTAG
- a CDS encoding D-3-phosphoglycerate dehydrogenase (product_source=KO:K00058; cath_funfam=3.30.70.260,3.40.50.720; cog=COG0111; ko=KO:K00058; pfam=PF00389,PF02826; superfamily=51735,55021), with product MPVAEGCLIVQNNLSPPSQLSLSKDKIRVLLLEGVNQSAVQLIESAGYSNVTRLPKALDGDALKEAIKGVHLLGIRSRTQITPDVLAAADRLIAIGCFSVGTNQVDIDSARCSGIPVFNAPFSNTRSVAELVIGEIIMLFRRLGPRSNAAHEGRWDKSAKDSYEVRGKTLGIVGYGNIGSQLSYLAEAMGMRVIFFDHTDKLRHGNTEPCASLHELLAQSDVVTLHVPETPATHGMIGREEIRAIKPGAYFINNSRGTVVDLEALAEALKEGRLRGAAVDVFPVEPGSNAERFTTPLQGLENVILTPHIGGSTEEAQERIGAEVARKLVDYSDTGSTMGAVNFPQVQLPARPLGTRFIQVQRNVPGMLGRLNEVLARHSVNIAAQYYETSNDVGYVVLDADASAADSQRVLADIRALEGTIRARLLYEHKI from the coding sequence GTGCCCGTCGCTGAAGGATGCCTGATCGTGCAAAACAATCTCTCCCCGCCGTCCCAGCTCTCGCTGTCCAAAGACAAAATCCGGGTCCTGCTGCTTGAAGGTGTCAATCAGAGTGCTGTGCAACTGATCGAGTCCGCGGGCTATTCCAATGTGACACGTTTGCCAAAGGCACTTGACGGCGATGCTCTGAAGGAAGCTATCAAGGGCGTGCACCTCTTAGGGATTCGCTCGCGGACGCAGATCACCCCTGATGTGCTTGCCGCCGCGGATCGGCTTATTGCGATCGGCTGCTTTAGTGTCGGCACCAATCAGGTGGATATCGACAGCGCCCGCTGTAGCGGAATTCCCGTCTTCAATGCGCCGTTCTCCAATACGCGCAGCGTGGCTGAACTGGTGATAGGCGAGATCATCATGCTGTTTCGCCGGCTTGGCCCGCGCTCCAATGCGGCTCATGAGGGACGATGGGACAAGTCTGCGAAGGACAGCTACGAAGTCAGGGGCAAGACCCTCGGCATTGTCGGCTACGGCAACATCGGCTCGCAACTGTCGTACCTCGCCGAAGCGATGGGGATGAGGGTCATCTTCTTCGATCACACGGACAAGCTCCGTCATGGCAACACCGAGCCGTGTGCCAGTCTCCATGAGCTGCTGGCGCAGAGTGACGTGGTCACCCTGCATGTGCCCGAGACGCCAGCGACCCATGGTATGATCGGTCGAGAGGAGATCCGCGCGATCAAGCCGGGGGCGTATTTCATCAACAACAGCCGCGGTACGGTCGTCGATTTGGAGGCGCTTGCCGAGGCTCTCAAGGAAGGCAGGCTCCGTGGCGCTGCAGTTGACGTTTTTCCTGTTGAACCGGGCTCGAATGCCGAGCGTTTCACAACGCCTCTGCAGGGTCTCGAGAACGTTATTCTGACCCCGCATATCGGAGGATCGACCGAGGAGGCGCAGGAACGCATTGGTGCCGAGGTCGCCCGAAAACTCGTCGACTACAGTGATACGGGCTCCACGATGGGGGCTGTCAATTTCCCGCAGGTTCAGCTCCCGGCACGCCCCTTGGGGACACGATTCATTCAGGTTCAGCGCAACGTGCCGGGCATGCTCGGGCGGCTGAATGAAGTGCTGGCCCGCCACTCGGTCAATATCGCTGCTCAGTACTACGAAACCAGCAACGACGTCGGTTATGTGGTTCTCGACGCGGATGCTTCAGCGGCGGACAGTCAGCGTGTGCTTGCGGACATCCGAGCGCTGGAAGGCACGATCCGGGCCAGGCTGCTCTACGAGCACAAAATCTGA
- a CDS encoding hypothetical protein (product_source=Hypo-rule applied) has product MREYVGPCHTVNRIAIEVICISGLICGSRRGGARGRSIILNRKPLVLPESELTLTIRNYLELYIEQKPGYEINVISPRSLKPSWPFI; this is encoded by the coding sequence ATGCGTGAATACGTTGGCCCTTGTCATACCGTAAATCGTATCGCCATCGAGGTTATCTGCATTTCCGGCCTTATCTGTGGTTCCCGGAGAGGCGGGGCAAGAGGCCGCTCCATAATCTTGAACAGAAAGCCGTTGGTGCTTCCGGAATCGGAATTGACACTCACCATCCGAAATTATCTCGAATTGTATATTGAGCAAAAGCCCGGATATGAAATCAACGTGATCTCACCAAGATCATTGAAACCGAGCTGGCCTTTCATATAG
- a CDS encoding GST-like protein (product_source=KO:K11209; cath_funfam=1.20.1050.10,3.40.30.10; cog=COG0625; ko=KO:K11209; pfam=PF02798,PF13410; superfamily=47616) → MTDSTPYTPPTVWTWDKENGGKFANINRPISGPTHQKELPVGRHPLQLYSQGTPNGVKVTVMLEELLALGHTGAEYDAWLIRIGNGDQFGSGFVEINPNSKIPALMDRSGPKPIRVFESGSILMYLAEKFGSAFLPTEVSARAECLSWLFWQMGSAPYLGGGFGHFYAYAPTKIEYAIDRFAMETKRQLDVLDKRLADNEYIAGEAYTIADIAIWPWYGGLAKGLLYGAAEFLQVHEYKHVRRWADMIGKRPAVRRGRMVNRVAGDPSSQLHERHDASDFETKTQDKLAPAN, encoded by the coding sequence ATGACTGACTCGACCCCTTACACGCCACCGACAGTCTGGACATGGGACAAGGAAAACGGCGGCAAGTTCGCAAACATCAACCGGCCGATTTCCGGCCCCACCCACCAGAAGGAACTCCCTGTCGGCCGCCACCCCCTCCAACTCTATTCCCAGGGAACGCCCAATGGCGTCAAAGTTACGGTGATGTTGGAGGAACTCCTGGCTCTTGGTCACACCGGCGCAGAGTACGATGCCTGGTTGATCCGCATTGGAAATGGCGATCAGTTCGGCAGCGGCTTTGTCGAAATCAATCCGAACTCTAAGATCCCTGCCCTCATGGATCGCAGCGGCCCCAAGCCGATCAGGGTTTTCGAATCCGGTTCAATTCTGATGTATCTCGCCGAGAAATTCGGTAGCGCGTTTCTGCCCACTGAAGTCAGCGCTCGCGCTGAATGTCTGTCCTGGCTGTTCTGGCAGATGGGAAGCGCACCCTATCTCGGCGGCGGCTTTGGTCACTTCTATGCCTATGCGCCGACTAAGATTGAATATGCCATCGACCGGTTTGCCATGGAGACGAAACGGCAACTCGATGTCCTCGATAAGCGCTTGGCTGACAACGAGTATATTGCAGGAGAAGCTTACACGATCGCAGACATCGCCATTTGGCCATGGTACGGCGGGCTCGCCAAGGGTTTGCTCTACGGTGCGGCCGAATTCCTACAGGTGCATGAATACAAGCACGTTCGGCGCTGGGCCGATATGATCGGAAAGCGCCCGGCGGTTCGACGAGGCCGCATGGTCAACCGCGTCGCGGGCGATCCATCAAGCCAGCTCCACGAGCGGCACGACGCAAGCGATTTCGAGACAAAGACGCAGGACAAGCTTGCGCCGGCGAACTAA